From the Calliopsis andreniformis isolate RMS-2024a chromosome 4, iyCalAndr_principal, whole genome shotgun sequence genome, one window contains:
- the Prp31 gene encoding pre-mRNA processing factor 31, translated as MSLADELLADLEENDDSDHIMEEPEPDFIPTSVSKPIEEEVKVASVRELAKLRDSEQLQKVMSQIEKYSKVPRKSVDIIGPVESDPEYQLIVEANNMAVDIDDEIATIHRFTRDKYSKRFPELESLVVGPLEYVMTVRELGNDLDRAKNNETLQQFLTQATIMVVSVTASTTQGQLLTEEEKEAICEACDMAVELNNCKLKIFEYVESRMAFIAPNLSIIVGASTAAKIMGVAGGLTKLSKMPACNVLVLGSQKTTLSGFSQVATLPHTGFIYYSDIVQETPPDLRRKAARLVAAKSMLAARVDACHESTDGRIGQMFREEIEKKLDKLQEPPPVKFIKPLPKPIDPGRKKRGGKRVRKMKERYAITEFRKHANRMNFADIENDAYQEDLGYSRGTIGKAGTGRIRLPQIDEKTKVRISKTLQKNLQKQQQWGGSTTVKKQVSGTASSVAFTPLQGLEIVNPQAAEKKVNEANAKYFSNTAGFLKVKKP; from the exons ATGTCATTAGCGGACGAATTATTAGCGGATCTTGAGGAGAACGATGATTCCGATCATATTATGGAAGAACCGGAGCCGGATTTTATTCCGACTTCGGTATCTAAACCTATTGAAGAAG AAGTAAAAGTTGCTTCTGTCAGGGAATTAGCAAAACTTCGTGACTCTGAACAACTTCAAAAAGTCATGTCTCAAATAGAAAAATATAGTAAAGTTCCTAGGAAGTCTGTTGACATTATTGGACCAGTTGAATCCGATCCAGAATATCAACTAATTGTTGAAGCTAATAACATGGCTGTAGATATAGATGATGAAATAG CTACAATACATAGGTTTACAAGGGACAAATACTCTAAGAGGTTTCCAGAATTAGAATCTTTAGTTGTTGGTCCTTTGGAGTATGTAATGACAGTTAGAGAATTAGGAAATGACTTGGACAGAGCAAAAAATAATGAAACGTTACAACAGTTTCTTACTCAAGCTACAATTATGGTAGTTTCAGTCACTGCATCAACAACGCAAGG acAATTATTAACAGAAGAAGAGAAAGAAGCTATATGTGAGGCTTGTGATATGGCTGTAGAATTAAATAattgtaaattaaaaatatttgaatatgttgAAAGTAGAATGGCATTCATCGCTCCAAATTTGTCTATTATAGTCGGTGCATCAACGGCTGCAAAAATTATGG GTGTTGCTGGAGGTTTAACAAAACTTTCAAAAATGCCAGCTTGTAATGTCCTTGTATTAGGGTCTCAAAAAACAACATTATCTGGATTTTCACAAGTAGCCACTTTACCTCATACTGGTTTTATATATTATTCTGatattgtacaagaaactccacCT GATTTAAGAAGAAAAGCAGCACGACTTGTAGCTGCCAAAAGTATGTTAGCTGCACGTGTTGATGCATGTCACGAAAGTACAGATGGTCGCATTGGTCAAATGTTCAGAGAAGAAATTGAGAAAAAGTTAGATAAGCTCCAAGAACCTCCACCTGTAAAATTTATAAAGCCTTTACCAAAACCTATTGACCCAGGCAGAAAGAAACGCGGTGGCAAACGTGTTAGAAAAATGAAAGAGCGTTACGCTATTACAGAATTTAGAAAGCATGCAAATAGAATGAATTTCGCAGAT ATTGAAAACGACGCTTATCAGGAAGATCTTGGATACTCGCGTGGCACGATTGGAAAGGCAGGAACAGGTCGTATTAGATTACCTCAAATTGATGAAAAGACAAAAGTACGGATATCAAAGACACTTCAAAAGAATTTACAGAAACAGCAACAATGGGGTGGAAGTACAACTGTAAAAAAACAAGTCTCTGGTACAGCATCTAGTGTCGCATTTACTCCATTGCAG GGCTTAGAGATTGTAAATCCACAAGCAGCAGAAAAGAAAGTAAATGAAGCTAATGCCAAATACTTCTCTAATACGGCTGGCTTTTTGAAAGTAAAAAAGCCCTAA
- the Cta gene encoding guanine nucleotide-binding protein subunit alpha cta isoform X1 — translation MAGSLTWSCTCCLRFKFSPEEIEQRYKSQEIDRMLEKDRQTLRRQVKLLLLGAGESGKSTFLKQMRIIHGIKFEPELIKEYQHVIYQNIIKGMKVLVDARDKLNIPWENPKNYDIGYQLLKFENTMALDARLFLHYVPSLQSLWKDASIRKAFDRRREFQLSDSVQYFLDNLDRIARMDYVPTHQDILHCRKATKGISEFVIQINNIPFLFVDVGGQRSQRQKWYQCFDCVTSILFLVSSSEFDQVLLEDRRTNRLEESKNIFDTIVNNMIFGGVSIILFLNKTDLLDKKVRSPDTNVRWYFPQFTGDSHSMKDVQNFILDMFISVKRDPRKPLFHHFTTAVDTENIKVVFNAVKDTILHRNLESLMLQ, via the exons ATGGCGGGGTCCTTAACGTGGTCATGTACTTGTTGCCTGCGGTTCAAGTTCAGCCCCGAGGAGATTGAGCAGCGTTACAAAAGTCAGGAGATCGATCGGATGCTGGAGAAGGATCGTCAGACTCTTCGCCGACAGGTCAAGCTGCTGCTCCTCGGGGCGGGTGAGAGCGGAAAGTCGACTTTTCTCAAACAGATGCGAATTATTCACGGGATTAAATTTGAG cCTGAATTAATTAAAGAATACCAACATGTGATTTATCAAAACATAATTAAAGGAATGAAGGTGTTAGTGGATGCTCGTGATAAGTTGAATATTCCATGGGAAAACCCTAAAAATTATGACATTGGCTATCAATtactgaaatttgaaaatacaaTGGCATTAGATGCCAGGTTATTCCTCCACTATGTACCAAGTTTACAAAGTTTATGGAAAGACGCCTCAATAAGAAAGGCTTTTGATAGACGAAGAGAATTTCAATTA AGTGATTCAGTTCAGTATTTCTTGGACAATCTTGACAGGATTGCTAGAATG GATTACGTACCTACACATCAAGATATATTACATTGTAGAAAAGCTACAAAAGGAATTTCAGAATTTGTTATACAAATTAATAATATACCATTTTTATTTGTTGATGTTGGAGGGCAAAGATCTCAAAGACAAAAATGGTATCAATGTTTTGATTGTGTTACTTCTATACTTTTTCTTGTATCATCATCTGAATTTGATCAAGTGTTGCTGGAAGATAG GAGAACGAATCGATTGGAGGAatcaaaaaatatatttgataCAATAGTAAACAATATGATATTTGGTGGAGtgtctattattttatttttaaataaaactgaTTTGTTAGATAAAAAAGTAAGATCACCCGATACAAATGTTCGTTGGTATTTTCCACAATTCACAGGAGATTCACATTCCATGAAGGATGTGCAGAATTTCATATTGGATATGTTTATATCTGTCAAACGGGACCCAAGGAAGCCACTCTTTCATCACTTTACTACTGCTGTGGATACAGAAAATATAaaagttgtatttaatgctgtaaAAGATACAATTTTGCATAGAAATTTGGAATCTCTAATGCTCcaataa
- the Cta gene encoding guanine nucleotide-binding protein subunit alpha cta isoform X2: MAGSLTWSCTCCLRFKFSPEEIEQRYKSQEIDRMLEKDRQTLRRQVKLLLLGAGESGKSTFLKQMRIIHGIKFEPELIKEYQHVIYQNIIKGMKVLVDARDKLNIPWENPKNYDIGYQLLKFENTMALDARLFLHYVPSLQSLWKDASIRKAFDRRREFQLSDSVQYFLDNLDRIARMDYVPTHQDILHCRKATKGISEFVIQINNIPFLFVDVGGQRSQRQKWYQCFDCVTSILFLVSSSEFDQVLLEDRRTNRLEESKNIFDTIVNNMIFGDSHSMKDVQNFILDMFISVKRDPRKPLFHHFTTAVDTENIKVVFNAVKDTILHRNLESLMLQ; this comes from the exons ATGGCGGGGTCCTTAACGTGGTCATGTACTTGTTGCCTGCGGTTCAAGTTCAGCCCCGAGGAGATTGAGCAGCGTTACAAAAGTCAGGAGATCGATCGGATGCTGGAGAAGGATCGTCAGACTCTTCGCCGACAGGTCAAGCTGCTGCTCCTCGGGGCGGGTGAGAGCGGAAAGTCGACTTTTCTCAAACAGATGCGAATTATTCACGGGATTAAATTTGAG cCTGAATTAATTAAAGAATACCAACATGTGATTTATCAAAACATAATTAAAGGAATGAAGGTGTTAGTGGATGCTCGTGATAAGTTGAATATTCCATGGGAAAACCCTAAAAATTATGACATTGGCTATCAATtactgaaatttgaaaatacaaTGGCATTAGATGCCAGGTTATTCCTCCACTATGTACCAAGTTTACAAAGTTTATGGAAAGACGCCTCAATAAGAAAGGCTTTTGATAGACGAAGAGAATTTCAATTA AGTGATTCAGTTCAGTATTTCTTGGACAATCTTGACAGGATTGCTAGAATG GATTACGTACCTACACATCAAGATATATTACATTGTAGAAAAGCTACAAAAGGAATTTCAGAATTTGTTATACAAATTAATAATATACCATTTTTATTTGTTGATGTTGGAGGGCAAAGATCTCAAAGACAAAAATGGTATCAATGTTTTGATTGTGTTACTTCTATACTTTTTCTTGTATCATCATCTGAATTTGATCAAGTGTTGCTGGAAGATAG GAGAACGAATCGATTGGAGGAatcaaaaaatatatttgataCAATAGTAAACAATATGATATTTG GAGATTCACATTCCATGAAGGATGTGCAGAATTTCATATTGGATATGTTTATATCTGTCAAACGGGACCCAAGGAAGCCACTCTTTCATCACTTTACTACTGCTGTGGATACAGAAAATATAaaagttgtatttaatgctgtaaAAGATACAATTTTGCATAGAAATTTGGAATCTCTAATGCTCcaataa